From Apium graveolens cultivar Ventura chromosome 9, ASM990537v1, whole genome shotgun sequence, the proteins below share one genomic window:
- the LOC141685854 gene encoding uncharacterized protein LOC141685854, whose product MPRGRPKKNPPPPPEEESHDTQPHLQQNQDRRGGGPQDQQTPSTVTFKSFKSLNPPEFKGTTDPVEARVWLCEIEKTFEIVDVKEEKKTIFAAYMLKGEANHWWEAKKTLETTFPIPWTRFTELFLEKYFPKYMENQMELKFLELKQGNMSVAEYEAKFTELSRFVPYHVDTDEKKANKLYAKDANVKKRKFQNHSGRSFEKKIENQPGKRPFVKCEDTNIGNRRIENVGARKDNTKFRTPQNSNLLQGRPPVPECKTCGRKHPGECYQENVSCFNCGQKGHYASHCKEKATICYSCGKKGHMAKDCRKQAPKESSTLRLMAPPSNKPSARTFNMTVKDAVADNDVIAGTLLVNSEDACILIDSGATRSYISLNFMSKLGIESAMLEEVMAIEVANQEVVNVDQEWIG is encoded by the exons ATGCCAAGAGGACGACCTAAGAAGAATCCTCCACCTCCACCAGAAGAAGAGAGCCATGATACCCAACCTCACCTACAACAAAACCAAGACCGAAG AGGAGGGGGACCACAAGATCAGCAAACCCCATCTACTGTTACCTTCAAATCCTTTAAATCTTTGAACCCTCCTGAGTTCAAAGGTACCACTGACCCTGTTGAGGCTCGAGTTTGGCTTTGTGAGATCGAAAAGACATTTGAAATAGTTGATGTTAAAGAAGAGAAGAAAACTATCTTTGCTGCCTATATGCTAAAAGGAGAAGCTAACCATTGGTGGGAAGCCAAGAAAACACTTGAAACCACTTTTCCTATACCATGGACTAGATTTACGGAACTGTTCCTCGAAAAGTACTTTCCAAAATACATGGAGAATCAGATGGAACTTAAGTTTTTAGAACTtaagcaaggaaacatgtcagtagctgaatatgaagctaagttcacTGAGCTCTCTAGGTTCGTCCCATACCATGTTGACACTGATGAGAAGAAAGCCAA CAAACTGTATGCTAAGGACGCAAATGTGAAGAAGAGAAAGTTCCAAAACCATAGTGGAAGAAGTTTTGAGAAAAAGATTGAAAATCAGCCAGGGAAACGACCTTTTGTGAAATGTGAGGACACAAATATTGGAAATAGAAGGATTGAAAATGTTGGTGCTCGGAAGGATAATACAAAATTCAGGACCCCTCAAAACTCTAACTTGCTTCAGGGCAGACCTCCTGTACCTGAGTGCAAAACATGTGGAAGAAAGCATCCTGGGGAGTGTTATCAGGAAAATGTCTCTTGTTTCAACTGCGGACAAAAAGGACACTATGCGTCTCACTGCAAGGAAAAAGCTACTATTTGTTACTCTTGTGGGAAGAAGGGTCACATGGCTAAAGATTGTCGAAAGCAAGCACCTAAGGAAAGCTCTACACTTAGACTTATGGCACCTCCAAGCAACAAGCCTAGTGCACGCACTTTCAACATGACGGTTAAAGATGCCGTTGCTGATAATGATGTTATAGCAGGTACGCTTCTAGTTAATTCTGAAGATGCATGTATTTTAATTGATTCCGGTGCTACAAGATCTTATATATCTTTGAACTTTATGAGTAAGTTAGGCATCGAGTCAGCTATGTTAGAAGAAGTTATGGCCATAGAAGTAGCGAACCAGGAAGTTGTCAATGTTGATCAA gaatggattggttag
- the LOC141685855 gene encoding uncharacterized protein LOC141685855 yields the protein MFKITSQLKLCGENITEKDMLEKTNSTFHANNMIPQQQYCEREFQKYSELISFLLLAEQNNELLIKNYQARPTGSTLFLEVNVVISNDLRPSKQFGRGRGRGRGFGRARGYARGCGFLHDRGHNNEKSLNFKKNSHHQKWMKNDKKPKVNMMDKRVESTCHHYRMKGHWSRTCCTSKHLVDLYNASLKNIETNFIQEVGPLGISHLKAHLGGGGQVDPSNLIHMEASDFFDDGDAEMAKFGGGNN from the coding sequence ATGTTTAAGATTACTTCTCAGCTGAAATTATGTGGTGAAAACATAACTGAAAAAGATATGTTGGAGAAAACTAACTCCACATTCCACGCCAATAATATGATCCCGCAGCAGCAGTATTGTGAACGAGAGTTTCAGAAATATTCTGAGCTTATATCATTCTTGCTTCTCGCAGAGCAAAATAATGAACTATTGATAAAAAATTATCAAGCCCGTCCCACAGGTTCAACACTATTCCTTGAAGTAAATGTTGTGATCAGTAATGATCTTAGGCCAAGTAAGCAATTTGGACGTGGACGAGGGCGTGGGCGTGGATTTGGGCGTGCTCGTGGATATGCTCGTGGCTGTGGTTTCTTACATGATCGAGGTCATAATAATGAAAAAtccttaaattttaaaaaaaattctcaCCACCAGAAGTGGATGAAAAATGATAAAAAGCCAAAAGTAAATATGATGGATAAAAGGGTTGAAAGTACTTGTCACCATTATCGAATGAAAGGTCATTGGAGTCGTACCTGTTGTACCTCCAAGCATCTGGTTGATCTTTATAATGCCTCTTTGAAAAATATTGAAACTAATTTCATTCAAGAAGTTGGTCCTTTGGGAATTTCCCATCTTAAAGCACACCTTGGAGGTGGAGGCCAAGTTGATCCTTCGAACCTTATACATATGGAAGCTAGTGATTTTTTTGATGATGGTGATGCGGAGATGGCCAAATTTGGCGGTGGAAATAATTAA